In one window of Helianthus annuus cultivar XRQ/B chromosome 17, HanXRQr2.0-SUNRISE, whole genome shotgun sequence DNA:
- the LOC110921868 gene encoding ribosomal RNA small subunit methyltransferase H, protein MSSHAITAATAATAAVKQLLLHRSSTFPLLHYNRRHISSTLLAVATYSSALSSSTRNKKKLNRKDNSVSSSRRALTDSVVKRRTRSDKKFDEDNFRQFGDTGTHIPVMLGEVLEVFDSRKLHTFVDCTLGAAGHSSAIIQAHPEMQTYVGLDCDPVAHGKAKTKIDTIQAATNSRDSISDLKTHTFLRNFKHIRSTLSEVDEKLLISGIDGILMDLGMSSMQVNNANRGFSVLCDGPLDMRMDPQASLTAEDILNSWPEAELGQILRDYGEENNWRALQKRIVKARLSGGLHSTSELVDLIRSCTSGGKGGRQGWIKTATRVFQALRIAVNDELKTLESSLYDCYRCLAPGGRLAVISFHSLEDRIVKQTFLNIINTGLTDENKTVDSENDDEKEAWVKQMIHGAGGVILTKRPVTPSEDEEKLNVRCRSAKLRVIQRH, encoded by the exons ATGTCATCGCACGCTATTACAGCTGCTACGGCAGCGACCGCCGCCGTTAAACAACTGTTACTCCATCGTTCATCCACCTTCCCTCTGCTACATTACAACCGCCGCCACATCTCCTCTACTCTTCTCGCAGTCGCCACTTATTCAAGCGCCCTATCATCCTCCACACGTAACAAGAAAAAGCTAAACAGAAAAGATAATTCTGTTAGTAGCAGTCGTAGAGCATTAACAGATTCAGTAGTGAAGAGGAGGACTCGATCGGATAAAAAGTTCGATGAGGATAACTTTCGTCAATTTGGTGACACCGGCACTCATATTCCGGTCATGCTCGGTGAGGTTTTGGAGGTTTTTGATTCTCGAAAGCTTCACACGTTTGTTGATTGTACGCTTGGAGCTGCAGGACATTCTTCTGCT ATAATTCAGGCTCATCCAGAAATGCAAACATACGTTGGACTAGATTGTGATCCTGTTGCCCACGGAAAGGCAAAAACTAAGATTGATACGATCCAAGCTGCCACCAATTCCCGTGACTCAATTTCCGACCTAAAAACACATACCTTCTTGCGAAACTTCAAGCACATCAGGTCCACATTATCCGAGGTTGACGAGAAGCTTCTGATTTCAGGAATCGATGGGATCTTAATGGACTTAGGAATGTCATCCATGCAG GTAAACAATGCCAATCGAGGATTCAGTGTGCTCTGTGATGGACCCCTAGATATGAGAATGGATCCTCAG GCCAGTTTGACAGCTGAAGACATACTAAATTCATGGCCAGAGGCAGAATTAGGACAAATTTTACGTGACTACGGGGAAGAAAACAACTGGCGCGCTCTTCAGAAAAGGATCGTTAAGGCCCGCTTAAGTGGTGGATTACATTCTACCAGTGAACTTGTAGATCTAATTCGGAGTTGTACATCTGGTGGAAAAG GAGGGAGGCAGGGTTGGATAAAGACAGCAACACGGGTATTCCAGGCTTTAAGAATAGCTGTTAATGATGAACTGAAGACGCTAGAGTCTTCATTGTACGATTGCTACCGCTGTCTTGCACCTGGCGGGAGGCTTGCAGTCATATCGTTTCACAGTCTGGAGGACAGAATTGTAAAACAGACATTTCTTAACATCATTAACACCGGGTTAACTGATGAAAACAAAACTGTTGATTCTGAAAATGACGATGAAAAAGAAGCATGGGTCAAACAGATGATCCATGGGGCCGGTGGAGTCATCCTCACAAAGAGACCTGTTACGCCTTCTGAAGATGAAGAGAAACTGAATGTTCGTTGTAGGAGTGCTAAACTCAGAGTAATACAAAGACATTGA
- the LOC110923414 gene encoding LRR receptor-like serine/threonine-protein kinase FEI 1, which yields MAFFLKSLQKPLQVYILLLCCLISICHGLTADGEALVNFRTSIINSDDVLGQWRPEDPDPCGWKGVTCDPTKRVISLNVSNHKLKGPLSPDIGKLDQLKFLDLHHNNFYGAVPPELGNCTELQGLFMQNNYLSGFIPTGLGNLSNLQTLDVSSNSLDGSIPASIGNLRNLVNFNVSSNFLAGPIPTVGVLGQFGSDSFVGNSDLCGEQINKLCKDDVGSQQPTGSQNVKKNSGRLLISASATVGALLLVALMCFWGCFLYKKLGKNDVKGLAKDVIGGASIVMFHGDLPYSSKDIIKKLETLNEEHIIGVGGFGTVYKLAMDDGNIFALKRIMKLNEGFDRFFERELAILGSIKHKYLVNLRGYCNSPTSKLLLYDYLPGGNLDEVLHENGNQLDWDARLKIIMGAAKGLAYLHHDCSPRIIHRDIKASNILLDGNLEARVSDFGLAKLLEDEESHITTIVAGTFGYLAPEYMQSGRATEKTDVYSFGVLMLEVVSRKRPTDALFIEKGLNIVGWLNQLVTEGRQHEIIDGDCEGVGPETLDPLLSVAIQCVSSSPEDRPTMHKVVKTLESDVMTPCPSDFYDSSSD from the exons ATGGCCTTTTTCCTGAAAAGTCTACAAAAGCCATTGCAGGTGTACATTCTATTGTTATGCTGTTTAATTAGCATCTGCCACGGTCTCACTGCTGATG GTGAAGCTCTCGTTAACTTCCGGACAAGTATTATAAATTCGGATGATGTGCTTGGTCAATGGAGGCCCGAGGATCCCGATCCATGTGGGTGGAAAGGGGTAACATGTGATCCTACGAAGAGAGTTATATCTTT GAATGTTTCCAATCACAAGTTAAAGGGACCACTATCACCAGATATTGGAAAGCTAGATCAATTGAAATTCTT AGATCTTCATCACAACAACTTTTATGGAGCGGTTCCTCCAGAGTTAGGGAATTGTACAGAGCTGCAAGGATT ATTTATGCAGAATAATTACTTAAGTGGATTTATTCCTACTGGATTGGGAAATCTTTCAAACCTTCAAACATT GGATGTCTCTAGTAATTCTCTTGATGGAAGCATTCCCGCTTCAATCGGGAATTTAAGGAACCTCGTAAACTT CAATGTGTCATCCAATTTTCTAGCTGGCCCAATTCCAACCGTTGGTGTTCTTGGCCAATTTGGAAGTGACTC GTTTGTGGGAAACAGCGACTTGTGCGGGGAGCAAATTAATAAGTTATGCAAAGATGATGTTGGAAGTCAACAGCCTACAG GGAGCCAAAATGTGAAAAAGAATTCTGGACGGCTCTTAATCAGTGCTTCAGCTACTGTGGGTGCACTGTTGCTTGTTGCACTTATGTGTTTCTGGGGTTGTTTTCTGTATAAAAAACTTGGGAAAAATGACGTTAAAGGGCTCGCAAAGGATGTCATTGGAG GTGCATCCATTGTTATGTTTCACGGGGACTTACCATACTCATCAAAAGATATCATCAAGAAATTAGAAACTTTAAATGAGGAGCACATAATTGGCGTTGGCGGCTTTGGAACAGTCTACAAGCTGGCAATGGATGACGGGAATATTTTCGCCTTAAAAAGAATAATGAAATTAAATGAGGGATTCGATCGGTTTTTCGAAAGGGAGCTTGCGATTCTCGGAAGCATAAAACACAAATACTTGGTGAATTTGCGAGGATATTGCAACTCTCCCACATCCAAACTGTTGCTATATGACTACCTGCCAGGTGGCAATCTGGATGAAGTTCTCCATG AAAATGGTAATCAACTAGACTGGGATGCAAGACTTAAGATTATCATGGGAGCTGCAAAAGGACTAGCGTATTTGCATCATGATTGTTCGCCTCGTATTATACACAGAGACATAAAAGCAAGTAATATTTTACTTGATGGAAATTTGGAGGCTCGGGTTTCTGATTTTGGACTCGCAAAATTGCTTGAGGATGAAGAATCGCATATTACAACTATAGTTGCTGGAACTTTTGGTTATCTAGCTCCAG AGTATATGCAGAGCGGTAGAGCAACAGAGAAGACAGATGTTTATAGTTTTGGTGTACTTATGCTCGAAGTTGTAAGTAGAAAAAGGCCCACCGATGCTTTGTTCATAGAGAAAGGCCTTAATATTGTCGGCTGG TTAAATCAGTTGGTAACGGAGGGTAGGCAGCATGAGATAATTGATGGCGACTGTGAGGGTGTCGGACCGGAAACCCTAGACCCTCTGCTCTCGGTTGCAATCCAATGTGTTTCTTCAAGCCCAGAAGACCGTCCCACGATGCACAAAGTGGTGAAAACACTTGAATCTGACGTTATGACTCCATGCCCAAGTGACTTCTATGATTCGTCATCAGATTAA